AAAATCAGGTCCCGTATTAACAACCAATTGAAATTTGACCTTATTATTTTGCTTTAGCTGCGTCAAAAGACTTTCCAAAGCCGAGATGAGTCCGAGGGTTTCTACCTTCTCAGGCATAAGGTTGTGAGAAATGAGACGTACATCCCCGTAGACATCATTGACCAGCTCAAGGGTTTTATTCAAAATCCTCTGCGCTTTTTCATCAACAGAAGGATTGATAGCTTCCAGTTGCCAGCGAATCGCAGCAATTTTGGTATTGAGATTGTCGTGAAGCTCTACAGCCATTCGCTTCCGTTCGAGATTCTGACCTCTTAATTGAGCCAGCAGGATTTCCTGGTTCTTTTTCTTAAGCTCTTTATTCTTTTTCCGCAGACTAAAATTCAGCCAACTGATAAATCCAATCAAAATACCTCCGATGATGGCCAGCCACATGAGGTAGTCGCGGCTTTGTTGTAGATTCTTATTTTGCAGGCGGTAAATTTCTTCTTCCTTTTCTTTACTCTCATACTTTGCCTCAAGTTCTGCAAAACGCGCTGTAGCCTCCTCTTTTTTCATGCTGTCCTGAGCCGCAATGTATTTTTCATAATAATGCAGCGCCTCTTCATATTTACCTAAAGATTTATAGGTCGAATAGAGATGATTGTCGGCCCTTGCGATGAATTCTATCCAGCCAGCTGCTTCTACATATTCATAGGCCTTTAATTTAAGTTCCAGGGCTTCCTCAAAATTCCCTCCATCTTCATACACTTCGGCTTTGTCAACGTAGAGCGCATAGATCACTCCATAGTTTTGCCATTTTTCTGCTTCCTCCAGAGATTTTTTAAAATAGCTTTCAGATTCTTTTAGCCTGCCCAATCTTCGGTACACATTGGCCAGTCCCAGATAATTATCAGCTTTGAAATAACCTTGCCAGCCCCATTCTTCCAGCACCTGATCTGTGAGTTGATAATAATAGAGGGCGGAGTCAAATTTTTCCTGACGAAAGGCACTATAGTAATAGTAGTCTCCAAAAAAATTGAGGGTCAGGATCTGGTTTTTTCTATGGTCTGCCAGTTTTGCATACTTATAGCCTTCTTTCAAGCTTTTGAAAGCCTGTTCATGCAGTTGAGTATTGAGGAGGATAAAGCCGGAACCAATCAGGGCCGTAGATA
The nucleotide sequence above comes from Bacteroidia bacterium. Encoded proteins:
- a CDS encoding tetratricopeptide repeat protein encodes the protein MSIRKAYLLIILLGITGSLQLKGQNADSLFRKFQAELQIADPQERDSVSIRNYAAYAIYKINDRENNLEALIDSLTTLCKASDWPKAQGILQRVQARFFELDGDMDQGLQYYNSAIEILRESGPDYQDLSTALIGSGFILLNTQLHEQAFKSLKEGYKYAKLADHRKNQILTLNFFGDYYYYSAFRQEKFDSALYYYQLTDQVLEEWGWQGYFKADNYLGLANVYRRLGRLKESESYFKKSLEEAEKWQNYGVIYALYVDKAEVYEDGGNFEEALELKLKAYEYVEAAGWIEFIARADNHLYSTYKSLGKYEEALHYYEKYIAAQDSMKKEEATARFAELEAKYESKEKEEEIYRLQNKNLQQSRDYLMWLAIIGGILIGFISWLNFSLRKKNKELKKKNQEILLAQLRGQNLERKRMAVELHDNLNTKIAAIRWQLEAINPSVDEKAQRILNKTLELVNDVYGDVRLISHNLMPEKVETLGLISALESLLTQLKQNNKVKFQLVVNTGPDFDFGSLTYPIYNIIFEMINNILKHADADHGWISISEEAQHILITVSDDGKGFDIDQMTNGYGIRNITSRLENIEGKWNIESAPGKGTKFFMEIPRID